One Companilactobacillus heilongjiangensis genomic window, CAACGCAACTGAGGCCACGAAAAATCAAAAGAATGGTGAAATTCAAATTGCGATTATTGAGGAAGCAGCACAATTATCCTTTGTCATCAACAACACCACCGCCGAACAAACCGATATTTCTGACATGATGCAAGAAGGCTTTACCACTAAGCAGCATCACTCGGGATTAGGCATGGTCAATGTTCAAGACATCAAAAAGAAGTATCCTAACCTCTTTGTTCAATATCGGAAAAATAATCAATGGTTTAATCTTAGTATTGTAATTATTAAATAATTTAGGGAGTATTTATGACGTTATTTATTACCGGACCGCATCTAATGCGAATCTGCTTTACCTGGGCAATTTTCTACTACATGTTCAGCTTAATTTATCATTCTAAATTTTCTATTCAACGCAAAACACTCAGTTACTGGGCACTTTGGTTAATTTCGATTACTCTAAATATCTTCTTATCTGGTTATGCTAACTTGCTTATTGCCATAATTATTTATTTTGTTCTCTGGTCCGACAAGAAAATTGATTATTATCTCATAAATATTATTCTGTTGAGCTTTCTCGTCAAATTTCTTGCCATCATCATTCCCAGTCCAATTCTGATGCACTTCTTTCCCAGTCCAGACGTTGTCTCATACGGCTTCAATCTAATAATCAATCTGATTGAATTTATCTTCTCCATTACATTCGTTTACTTCTATAACTACTTTAAACTAAACGATTTCTTTCAATCACGGGAAAATCCGATGACTAGTATCGTACTAGGTTACGTCTACATCATTTTTTTCATGTTCCTAAAACTCACCCAACATTTCAAGGCATATGCTGGATTAATTACTGGTATGTTTATTTTTATCCTCATTCAATGTATTTTTATTATTTTGATCTTCAGTTTTACCAGAAGACGGCAGAGAAAAGTTTATCGCGACCGTTTTTCTGAAGAACAGGTTAAAAATTTGAAACTTTATACTGACCAATTGGAACACGATCAATTAAAATTACGTCATTTTAAACATGATTATAAGAACCTGCTATTCAGTTTAAAGTCCGTGGCCGAACAACAAAATTACGAGTTGATGAATCAAGCACTGGATAACCTCGAAAATTATTCTGATGATTATCTAAACAATTTATCAATGGATTTATATCAAGACTTAAATAATGTGAAGAACCCTTACCTAAAAAGTCTGCTCATCAGCAAATTAAATACCATCAATCAGAAGAATATCGTCTGTTTTTTCAATTGTACCGATGAGTTGAATAATTTACCGATTAATATTTTTGACCTCATACGCCTGTTAGACCGGGCTATCGACAACGCAATTCATTTCACCGAGCGTCAAGAACATGGCAAAATTCAATTGGCTATCACTCAGGAGAATAATCAGCTGGCATTTTTGATCAATAATACTTTGGCCAATTTACCCACCACTGAGCGAGAACAAGATTACTTGGAACTGCTTCATATCAAGGAATTAAAGAAAAAATATTCCAATATATTTATTCAGCATAGTAAAAATGCCAAGTGGTTCCGATTCCACATCACATTAATCACCAAGGAGGACAAAAAATGAGTTACCCAATTATCATGTGTGAGGATAATCAAATTCAATTACAACAATTAGATACGTTGGTCGAGAATTATATTCTATTTCACAGTGACCTCTTCAAAGTTGAACTAACAGCCTCTAAGCCGCAACAAGTCATCGATTATTTGGACCAATCTGAGCCCCAAAATGGTATCTATTTTCTCGATATCGACCTCAAAGCTGAAATTGACGGCATTCAATTAGCAGCCATCATTCGTAAAAAGGACGTCCAAGCTGAGATTATTTTCGTTACAACTCACGACGAACTTGCGCCTTTGACTTTGAAACGTAAAGTTGCCGCCTTAGACTTCATCGAAAAAGACCAGCCTTTAGAAGACTATCGTCAAGAAATCTACGATACGCTCGACTACGCCAAACAAATTATTGATGAAACTCGAACTGTTCAAAAGAAAGGTTTCTCCTTTGAAGTTGGCAGCCAAGTTTACAATTTGGATAAGTCTGAGGTTATTTTCCTCGAAGCCTCAGATATTCCACACCGTTTGAACCTCGACTCAACTAACGGCAAGTTTGAATTTTACGGCAAGCTAACCGAATTGGAGAAGAAGTATCCCTTCCTATTCAGAATTAGCCGTTCTTGTCTGATCAACCCTGAGAACATTCATCACGTTGATTTTTCAATTCGGGAAATCGGTTTTAGTGACGGCACAACACAGAAATTTTCTATCGGAAAATCTAAGAAGCTCAAAAATATCATTCAAGAAACGCTCTAATTTGATTCAGGAACAAATCTACCCTATTTCAAGACATCTTAATTCCAATAATTTTCGTTGATGATAAATTGAGGGTGTAATAAGAACAATTCAATTTAAAGAAGGTCATTATTATGTTGAAATTTGGTAAAAAAATAACATACAGAGCACTCTTGATTAGTTTGTTAGTTGGTTTTCTACCGGGAAGTGCGGCTGGAGACATTCTCAACTCATTACCAATAGGCTTACTAGTCGGACTAGCATTTTTCTTGTATGTCTTCTTCGCTTATTATTTTCCCAACGTGCCAACGCTATTTGTTTATTGGACGGCAGATTCTGACGAAATCAGATATTGTGATATTAAATCTTGGAAAAATCGTCTTTTAGGTATGGTGGCTCCTTTCGCTGCCAAAATGGTGACAATTAAAAAGAGTGATATTAAGTCGGCTACAGTCGTTGGTGATTTGAGTGGCAACTTCGCTATGCCAATGGCAATTCCATTCAGCCCTGGAGTAGCGGTTCTTTCACCAGTCCTTTCAATGATCCATCATCCAGATCTTGTTGTTTTAACTATCAAAGATGGCTCGACAGTTGACTTGGATGTTTCCCGTGACTACGCATACAGTCGTGATAATACCCTCGACAAACTGGATGCTTTCTTCAAAGGATTAGGAAGCATTCCTATCAAAACTGACATCCCTAAAGATAGAAAGCATACTTCCACAAAAACAGTTTAGTTTTTACCGTTATAACGATGGTAAAAGGAATCGTTCATGAATAAATATTTTCAAAGGAAGGTAATTATCATGTTAAAATTCGGTAAAAAAGTTACATATAGACCATTAATTATTAGTATATTGTTTACTTTAATTCCGCTAATCCCAGCAATTAAGTTTAATTGGCCACTCGCCTACTTGCTCAGTTTGGTAGTCTTCAGTATTATTTTCTTCGTTTATTACCTATTTAACTTACCTACGACTTTCAATTATTGGGAAGCCGATGTCAATGTGATTCGTTATAACGACATGAAAAAAATATCTAGTCGTTTGGTAATGATGCTTGCACCTTTCAAGAATCAATTAACCACTATCAAAAAACAAGATATTCAATCCATCACAGTCAACGGCAAACTTGCTAATCCTGATGAAGTTGCCGTTCCTCTTCAAGTGACAGCTTACTATGCTGTTTTAACGCCAATCCTATCCATGATTAAGAACCCAGTCACTTTGGAACTCACTATGAAGGATGGCCAGACGATTAGTTTGAGCGTCGCACGTGATTATGCTTACAGTAATAAAAAGACCATCGAAAAATTAAATCAATTCTTCGACAGTCTCGATGATGCTCAGATTAAAATTATCAATTATTCCAATCACAAAATCAGCTTTAATTAAAAAAATGCATCTCTTATAATTTAAGAGATGCATTTTTTGTACTTAGGATATCTATCAAAGAATAAGCAGTTTCAAAGCTAGTTGTCCGTTGTTTTATTTGTAAAATTTGGTCCCATAAACGACCAGTATAATCATTGAAAACCAATTTATTCGCATTACGTTCATGATTGACCTTACTAATGAGTTGATCAATTTTCTTATCAAAAAGTGAACCGCGATATTGTTTCTCTGAGAGTTCTTGGACAGATAGCTTAATAAATTGCCCCATCTCTTGATTAACCGCTGATTCATTAATCTGATTGTTAAATGATTCATCGAAATTCATCAATATCGAAAGCAATAACTTCTGTTTAGAATATTCCATTTGTCTTTTCACCCGTATATAAATATAACTGATTTCCTTAATAATAGATATGCTTTAGCTCATTTTTCTATTTAAACTTGTTAAACCTGCCGCCTCCGGTTGCGAGAAAAAATTCACCTGCTATGAGGACCGACTTGAGCCAAGGTCTCAAGTCTCGATTTTGAACTTCGCAAAGACCGCGAATTTCAAAACTCGCCCTGTGGTGTAATGGCTAAAGCCATAACGCCACCTCCATAGCATGTGAATTTTTCTCGCTACCTCCGGCTAGTATCTTTTAATGACTGAATATATTATCTCTTTACAAATACCCTTGTAGAATATAACTATTGAACCCGAATTTGCATTTATTCGTATAAATAAAAATTTAACGATGAATTTCTGATACGAACAATCGCTGTAATAGATTCCGGTGGAGCTTATTTAAATAGTCAAAAATCATCATTTCAAAAAAATACATTAGTTGGAAGAGCTGAGAGTATTCATCTGCAGCGAAAGTGGCGTTATGGCTTTAGCCATTACACCACCGGGCGAGTTGGAGACTTTCCGGTCTTTGGAAAGGCTTCAACCGAGGTTCGAGACCGCTCTTTGGCTCGGGCCGTTCCGCGCAGCAGATGAATACTCTCAGCTCTGGAAACGGCATACTTCAATAAACCTTCAATCTTTAGGTGTATAATAAAACGTATACATTTTCACTACTTGGAGATATTACATATGAATAAATTGTTTTATAAGACCATCAATTTTTGGTATGCCGTCGCTATGTTCGTTGTCGGCATCATATTTACAGCCCACTCAACTGAATCAACTTGGATATTAGTTGATGCCATTTTCTTCATTTCAGCCATTGTTTTCTTACTACTTAGTCTTTTCCGAAAGCCTAAGCCTAAAAAAGATGACGATCAGAATCCTATTTTATAGGGCTTTGATCGTTTTTTTATTTGGCACATCAATGGTAAGCATGAAAATTGATAATATCAATATAATCACACCCGTGATTCCAAACAGTATAATTGGTGAAACTTTGTCGAATAGTAACCCAAATACTGCTGTTCCGACTGGTGTCAGTACACTTACAGCTGAATTGAAAAAGGCATTTACTCGTCCTTGAATCTCAAATGGAATTTTAGTTCTGATATATATCGAGACCGGCATATTTACCGAAGTGACCGATAATCCTAAAATCAACATTGAAATTGCATATACAACAAACATATTTAATTTTGTAAATAGCGGTAAACAGAATAGGACGAAACTGAAAGTCGTCAGTAAGCCAAAGAGCCCAGTCATTTTAGTTAAGCTGGCTTTGATATGTTTTACACTCCATAAAATACTTGCTGTTAACATCCCCACCGCTATCACAGCTTGAATTATCCCAAAAAGTGTCGACTTCATTTTGTACAATGTTACTAAAACATAAGGTATACCAACGTTAATTGCAGCTAAACTGAAATTAGCGATGATTCCGAAAACAGCCATTGATGCCAATATTTTGTCACTTTTAATAAATGACAAAGCTTCTTTAGAATCCAAAAGTATTGATTGTTCCTTAGGCTTCTCGTTAGTCTTAACAACCTCCGCAAAATTAAAGTTGAGAAATAATATCAAAATCAAAGCTACGATTTCTCCAGCAATATCTAGAACAAAGAATGAAATTACGGGAATTACCGCGAACAATCCTCCACCAAGAATTGGACTAAACAAACTGGCAATAATATTTACACCTTGTTCTAGAGAAATCAATTTCTGCTGATCAGCTGTTGGTACGACTCCAGTAGTAGAAGCCTTATACGCCGTGGATTGAAACGCATCACATAGTTCTAGTAGACCAGAGAGAACAACGATAATCGCTGGAAAATATGTTTTATTCCCAACAATAAACAAGAAATACGTCGCAATCGAAAGCACTAAAGTACTGGCAATCTGCGCAATAATAACAATTCTTTTGTGATCGAAGTGGTCGACTAAGTGTCCAATAAAAGGACTAAAAATAAATGACAAAAATGGCCCAATAAAAATTATCAATGAAAATAAAATACTCGATTTATAAACTTTGAGCACATACATCCCCAACGCAAATGTAAATAGCTCACTGACAAAGGATCCTATAAGTAAACTACTAGTAGCTAAAGATATCTGAACCCCAGACTTCCTTTTTCTTTCCATAATAAGATCCCTTTTCATTTAAATTTGGTTCTATTCCATCAAGAAATATCGGTAGATAGTATAAATCTCTAATTTTTTTCTAATCTTATATTTCAACTTGAATTCCTAATAAACTAGCATCAAGCACAAATTTAGATATGGTAGAATTATAATACAGTGAATAAAAAAAACAATTTTTTAATTAAATTAGAATGTTAATAATATTAAAAACCTTTTAGATACACGTTTCAAGGCACATTGTTATTTCAAAACGTATTTCAGACATTAAGCCCTCTAATTTTAGCCAAGAAAAAAGCAGCTAATCTAGAATAATCCCCAGATTAACTGCTCTTCTTTTACCAAAATAAATGACTAATTCCAGTACCCTTCCAAAACTTCTGATCATCCGCCTGTACAGCTTTCGCCAATACCATAAGATCATTAGGAGCCTTGTATTGATGCGTCATAAGATAAGTAGAGATAACCCCACCCAACTTTCGAACGACATCTCGAAATTCCTTACCATCATCCAAATTCTTGTAAGCTAACAATAAAGCAGAAAACAAACCTTGATCATTCTTAACATTTTCATCCTGAGCCGCATTATCAATCAATTTCATTAATTCATTTTTATCCATATTAAAATTGCCTCATATCATTTATTGACTCAATACTACTAAAAACCACTCTTAAACGAAACAAATTGTCTTGAACACACTATTTTTAGGTCCTGAATCTATATATATTAAAGA contains:
- a CDS encoding GHKL domain-containing protein, whose translation is MRICFTWAIFYYMFSLIYHSKFSIQRKTLSYWALWLISITLNIFLSGYANLLIAIIIYFVLWSDKKIDYYLINIILLSFLVKFLAIIIPSPILMHFFPSPDVVSYGFNLIINLIEFIFSITFVYFYNYFKLNDFFQSRENPMTSIVLGYVYIIFFMFLKLTQHFKAYAGLITGMFIFILIQCIFIILIFSFTRRRQRKVYRDRFSEEQVKNLKLYTDQLEHDQLKLRHFKHDYKNLLFSLKSVAEQQNYELMNQALDNLENYSDDYLNNLSMDLYQDLNNVKNPYLKSLLISKLNTINQKNIVCFFNCTDELNNLPINIFDLIRLLDRAIDNAIHFTERQEHGKIQLAITQENNQLAFLINNTLANLPTTEREQDYLELLHIKELKKKYSNIFIQHSKNAKWFRFHITLITKEDKK
- a CDS encoding response regulator transcription factor — protein: MSYPIIMCEDNQIQLQQLDTLVENYILFHSDLFKVELTASKPQQVIDYLDQSEPQNGIYFLDIDLKAEIDGIQLAAIIRKKDVQAEIIFVTTHDELAPLTLKRKVAALDFIEKDQPLEDYRQEIYDTLDYAKQIIDETRTVQKKGFSFEVGSQVYNLDKSEVIFLEASDIPHRLNLDSTNGKFEFYGKLTELEKKYPFLFRISRSCLINPENIHHVDFSIREIGFSDGTTQKFSIGKSKKLKNIIQETL
- a CDS encoding MFS transporter, producing the protein MERKRKSGVQISLATSSLLIGSFVSELFTFALGMYVLKVYKSSILFSLIIFIGPFLSFIFSPFIGHLVDHFDHKRIVIIAQIASTLVLSIATYFLFIVGNKTYFPAIIVVLSGLLELCDAFQSTAYKASTTGVVPTADQQKLISLEQGVNIIASLFSPILGGGLFAVIPVISFFVLDIAGEIVALILILFLNFNFAEVVKTNEKPKEQSILLDSKEALSFIKSDKILASMAVFGIIANFSLAAINVGIPYVLVTLYKMKSTLFGIIQAVIAVGMLTASILWSVKHIKASLTKMTGLFGLLTTFSFVLFCLPLFTKLNMFVVYAISMLILGLSVTSVNMPVSIYIRTKIPFEIQGRVNAFFNSAVSVLTPVGTAVFGLLFDKVSPIILFGITGVIILILSIFMLTIDVPNKKTIKAL
- a CDS encoding bacteriocin immunity protein — protein: MDKNELMKLIDNAAQDENVKNDQGLFSALLLAYKNLDDGKEFRDVVRKLGGVISTYLMTHQYKAPNDLMVLAKAVQADDQKFWKGTGISHLFW